The Deltaproteobacteria bacterium genome includes the window TTTCAAGAAGTGTGATGTTGATCACAGTCTTGAGGGGTTTGGGATAAGCAAAAGTTAAGTAAGGACCCATTGACGCTGATGGATTACGATGTTTTTCGAACCTGTTTTTTGGTTTTCTGCGTTGCTGGACTCGTCATGGTCGGTAGCCAAAAGCCAGCGGCGGCTGCGAGTGCCGAAGAGGCTGGAGCGGTTGCGTTCAAAAGCATACTCGACACCAAGCTCACCCGCGCGCAGAAGCATAGCCATGCGAATACTTCGAAGATTCTTGACGCGTCGCTCCGTAGCCAGCTGTCGAAGCGAACCGTGAACGTGCTTACTCTTGGACCCAGCGAACCTCCTCGTGAGTCGTTAACGATTCGAGCCGTTAAAGCCCTTTTCTCGAAGGTGCAAATTCGGTCTGTTTCCGATTATAACAATATGGATGAGCTTGTGGGCGAGTGGAGGAAAACTCCCGACACTCCGCCTGCGGAGCTTGTGCCGGGTGCGGCAGTGTTCGAATTAACCACTTGGTACGTTCCCAGAACTCACGTTCTAAGCAGTGATGATTATTCATGGGGTGATGGTACATTGCCTCAGGAAACCATTGGGAAGTTGAAGCCTGTAATTTTTTCTCCAGAGCTAAAGGTTGGCGGATGACCGATGTGATGAAAAGCTTTGATGCTTCAAGTGATTTTAAACGCTATCTCGAGTCGAAGGAGACGGTAGATGACCGTGCGCTCGACGTAACCACGATGGTGGCTTTGGGTGAGGCAGTCGCAGAATTTAAAGGGCCGACCTTACGGGTGCTTGAGGTAGGCTGTGGTGTAGGCAACATGTTACCCCGGTTGCTACGCCGAGGTATTCTGGAAGGCGCTTTTGATATCGATTACACGGCCATTGATATTCAAGACAAACTTTTTGAGGCCGCACGTTTTCGCGTTGAGCGGTGGGCTGAGGAACTGGGTTTCAAGTTTGAGTGCGGGTCCAACGAACATGAATTTGTATTGAATGGGAACGGTCGAACTTTGACGATGAGGTTGACGGTGTCGTCACTTGAAGCTTGGTCCGAGCAAGCTGAAAATACAGAATCTTACGACCTCGTTATTGCCCAGGCAGTACTGGATATTCTAGATACACGGGCTGCGGTTGGACAGATTTTCGCTTTATTGTCCGAAGGCGGGTTGTATTATTTCCCAATCCATTTCGACGGAAACACTATCTTCGAGCCGGTTTTTGACGTTGCGCTGGATCAGGAGATTGAGAGCCGATACCACGCGAGCATGGATAACCGGATTACCGATGGGAAGCCTTCCGGTGATAGCCGTACCGGTCGACATCTCTTTGGCATTATTCGGGACGCGGGTGGTGAAGTTCACGCGTCCGGCGGATCGTCCTGGGTGGTTCACGGGCGGGGCGGCGAGTATCCTGCGGACGAAGCCTATTTTCTTCATTTTATCGTGGACGGAGTCTATTCGGAGCTTTCCGAATGCTCTGAGATATCTCAGCCATTTTTGTGGCAATGGGCCGGTATGCGACACAGCCAGATCGAAGAAGGAACCCTGGTTTATATTGCGCATCAGATCGACTTTTTTGGCTCTCGACAGCGGGCGAAGTCTTGATTTCTGGGTTGCTTTGTGGTGGGTGTGCGTTAATGACGCAGCGGGATTAACGC containing:
- a CDS encoding class I SAM-dependent methyltransferase; this encodes MTDVMKSFDASSDFKRYLESKETVDDRALDVTTMVALGEAVAEFKGPTLRVLEVGCGVGNMLPRLLRRGILEGAFDIDYTAIDIQDKLFEAARFRVERWAEELGFKFECGSNEHEFVLNGNGRTLTMRLTVSSLEAWSEQAENTESYDLVIAQAVLDILDTRAAVGQIFALLSEGGLYYFPIHFDGNTIFEPVFDVALDQEIESRYHASMDNRITDGKPSGDSRTGRHLFGIIRDAGGEVHASGGSSWVVHGRGGEYPADEAYFLHFIVDGVYSELSECSEISQPFLWQWAGMRHSQIEEGTLVYIAHQIDFFGSRQRAKS